TTTAAACCCTCTCAGCCCTGGCTTCCTGCAAATCCATGGGCAGGGTTGTCAAAGCTGTTAGGGGTGGAACTTCTTCAGTGTGTAATAGAACTGCCTGCAGTCAGTTGGCCTATTGCCTCTGGAGCCCTGGGTTCTGCGGGCCTTTGAGGTAGTCCTGTGGTATTTGGACCAGGTAGGTACTGGCATGTGAGTGGTGATTATGCATGGAAGGACAGTTCCAAAGTGATCTGGCCCATCCTGTCAACGTCCTGGAGTTGTAATTCTACCATGCACCTTCACTGAACACACTACCGCTGTTTACTATGGTAGCTccctaccatcttctcaagggcatttagttGGACGATAATTCCTCACCTCCtttgcaatgcccacatcccatggaagaataaagtattcattcagaTATACATGTCCTCTCGATGACTGCTTTAATTATTCAAATACTGAAACCATCACAGAGAAATTGGCGATTTGTTCCATGCACAAATGAGCAACAGATGTATGGTTTACCccatttccaaaattcagttcctttaAAGTTCATTGAAGCAAATTTTTAAAGTGGAGTACTCAAGAAGCCATTATTCCAAAACCCACATAACACTTTGAACTAAGGATGGATTTCTGTCCAACTCCAATCATGTAAAATCttgaattttaacatttaaacacGAGGCATGAAGTGTTGAACTTTGTCTTCTAGAGTGATTCAGACAAGAAATTGCATATTATGTGCTCTATTATGCTGAATAAAATGCACATCCGTTTGTTCCAACCATTTTATCCATCCTGGAGTAAAGGATGCAGCTTCCTGAATATATTATTTAAATTCCACGTAGTGTATTTTTAAGCAGGACTTCTCATTGGTCTTTTACTTCTCTACGGTTGTGTGGTGTTCTCTATTTGAAGTTAAGAGAGAGAATTTGGTTCCCCAATACAGCTGTATTCACTCTTAAAGACCATTGAACCAAAATGTTTCTTTTCACAGGAAACACAAGTTTATTCTCTAAATTGTGTTAAGTCATTTTGCGGGTGGGGTGCTACCATTTAGTAAGGATGGGTAGAAATGCCAAGGTTCCAGGTCCTAATCAGTCTTTTATGACTCTAGTTGGATGTGTGAATTGGTTGATTTTAGATTTAATATCCCAGTGATCTGCAGCTACTCATTGATTTGGCTAACACGAGACATATGGTTAGTTAGATGAAGTAGTGTGAAGTGACAAGCACCACCAGAGCACTACTTCAGCAAGGAATCTATGTAGGGGAAGCAGTGAAGGAAAGCACAACAAGAAGCTGGGAAAGTTAACCAAAATATCTGACGAGGTCAggaacttggatttttttttgctgaatttaaTTGCAGGCCATCATTGACATTTTCCTTCCGTTTCCTGGCTAGGAGCCAAGTTGTCACTCCCATTGGTTCTGAGAGAACGAAAATAGAGGGAAACCCTATTTGGGAAGGAGAAGAGGTGAACATGACTGGGGAAGGGGAGCGAGGTGCTGATTGTGGGTGAGGACAATAAGGCTGCATTTGGtggaggagaaacagagagacagtgattcagtggggggtggggaggggggagtctagatttggggagaggagagagattgtTATCAGGAGTCTGGAATGAGACTTTGGTGAGAAAGGGTGGTTGCAATTGCAAGCATACAAGATTGGAGTAAAggtgtcttgctccaattacgtAGAGTCCTGATGAGAtcacatgtggaatattgtgttgagGTCCGGTTTCCCTACCTATAGAAGGATGTACATCTATTAGAGattgtgcagtgaagattcaccagattgatccctGGGGTACAGGGTATGTTttgtaaggagagattaagcatcttgagtttagaagaatgagaggcaattttACTGAAAGGTACATAATTCTTAAGGGGCTTATTGCCAgtttgatgtttcccctggctgagatgtcttggaccagaggtcacagtctcaagataagaggttggccattcaggactaagctgaaaagaaatttctttatccagggatagtgagtctttggaattctgtaccaagagggctatggaggttTAGAAGTTAAGTATATTAAAGACACAGAATGATGATTTTTTATATATTGAGCAAATCATTGGgtaaggggttagtgcaggaaggtggctcTCAGCTAAAACCTCAGCCATGAATGTTGGATCAATCTTGAGCTGAATAGCCTTTTCCTGCTACCATTTCATACGCTCTCATTTTCTTACACAATTGGAAGGGGTGAGAGAGGCCAGGGATCAGGACATGGGAAGGGATCAACATTTGTGGGCTATGGAGAGGTCATTGATTCGGACTTacttgggggagggaggagtgctGATTGTTGGGGCTGACCTGCAGTTGGTGGACTGAGACTGCTGGATGAGGCAGGGTGTGGTGAAAGGCCTGCTGGACTCTCTTGCTGCTCCTGGCTCTCAAGGAGTATAGCAAAAGCTACTTGTGGGGCTGAGAGCACCCGCTCCTGTTTCACTTCTGGGAAATCCACGTAGGCAACAGTAAATGTTGCATTGGTCTTTCACCTACACTTGTGAGAGTCAATTTCAGTGACAGATCTGCTTCTCCATTCTGGGATACACAGCTACTCTGATATTCAAAGCTTTGAAAAGAGAAATGGGTTGAAGCACGGCAGGCCACTTTCCTACTTATTTTATAAGTTTCTCTTCTGCCACTCTTGGAGGGATTAATACTGAGGTGATTAGGTGAGTAATCACTAGCAGAGAAGCTTATCTAAGTACAGTTATTCATTTGTTTGGGGTCACATTCACGGGATTGATAATCACTAATGGCAAGAAATATAGATTATTGAAATGGTTATAGAGAGAGTgatagagtattacagcatggaaacaggcccttcagcccaacgtgcaTGGTTATGGGCTAGTAAAGTGGCTCTTTTGGATGGAAGTTCAGTGGTGCAAATGTAGAATTTATTTAAGTCACATTTGATTATCAGTGCTAAAGAATATTGCCTCTGGTTGCATTCACCTTTGTAGATTCATTTGCATTGAAGTCAGTGTGGTTAACTCCAGTATTTTAATTCAATAAAATAACAAATGAATTCTTCTGCCCACATGAGGCATCAGACAAGTCCTTGAATCAACATCTTTGATAGTGTGGTACTCCTTCAATGCTGCAGTGAAGTGTTAGATAAGAATTTTGTGCAGAAGGCTCAGGAGCAGGACTCGTACTGACAAACTTCTAGATTCAGAGGCCAAAGTGCATCTGCGAGAGCTGTAACTGACCATATTTTGATGAGCATGTGTCAACTGTTTCTTTCATTAATTTCAGGATAGTGATATAAAATGAGTAAAAGTTGATACAAATATTTGACTAAACCATGACAGCAGGAAGTGAAGTTTTGTAGAAAAAAGCTGCACGTAGCTGTTTTCTCACATGCTTTAGTTGGCCTTCAGTGTTATTGTACCACATAAACCTAATCTGATTAAAGCTTTAGAAGTGTATTTTCTAGCACTTATTCAACCAATTTAGAAAATTAATCAAGCAGGAACTGCGAGAAACTAAAGAGAAAAGATATTACTTGTGTCCAGCTGGATAAAAATATTAGTGTTTCCTAGGAAATTGAGACAATCCAAATTCATCTGATTATTATTTGCTGGAACATGAATATCATCCAAGGCCAGCCTCTTGGGAGATGCTGGCACTCTCAGATAAAAATGCAATGAAACAGTTTAAATATGAAAAAGACAGTTCTGTTGATTTGGCAATCTTATTgccaaaatagttttttttaatctgtctcTATTTTGGATGTGAGGAGTTTCAATTATAGGgggcaaataaaataaaacattttcagtCTGGAACTTTtcaaaaatcttttgtttttgaGTGTTTTGCTGGATAACGTAACTGAAATTATAGCAGGAGCAAACATGTCACCAGGTTTTAAGCATGAAAGCTGTTagcttgtgtgtgttgctctgactCTTTGTGGCCTTGAACCTTTGTGAATCAGGAGGGATTGAGTGCTGTGACATTAGCAGGACACCCAAGGCCCACTGTACTGCGAAGATTTGAAACAATGTCTAATCTTTGGCTAACTTGAGGGGTTTGCCTTCACAATCCCTTCATTGATGAAAGTTCTGAGTCCCCTGAATCCCAATTGTAAGGGACCACTCCTGAAATTTCATGGGTCCAAATCACCATCTAGGGCCAGTGACAGGGCAAGTACATCTGTCCCGACAAGCAAGCATCCACCAAGTTTACACTAGTTGGATCCAAGAGAAGGGATTTGGAAAACTCCCTGCCCTTGGCCACACCCTTCGTCCAGCTCTCACCCTGCGTTGTGGGAAAAGAGGCCACCATTGATACTCCTGCACAGTGAGACTCTAGGATAGTCTTGATCCAATAGACTCCAATCAAAGATAAATCAGGAGCATGCTGGAAAAGCCATCGACTTTTTTTAGGTCAAGCTTTTTAATAACAAAACATTTTTCTATTCCCCTTGCTTTCTGTAAAATGTATCAACACAGGCAAGATAGATGAATAAGGTGGAGAAGTGGGGGAATATTTGGACAGGGAATGGAGCTTTTTATTCTAATCCATTTTATATTCATTCTGTCCCTAATGTAGGTAATAGATGCTGCCAGCTGACCTTCCACTGTCCAATcagaatcattttaataaatgtaaTCAATATTGGTTATAATATTAATTATAATAGAATAATTGTCTGTACAAGCTGGCCTTACTCTTTACTTAATATTTGTTTCAGAGCCTTTAAAATGGGAAACACTCTGATCAGAAAGAAGAAGAACTATAAACTATCCAGTGACAAAGAGGCAGATAAAGTGGCTGAAGGCACAACAGCAGAGGATGGAGAGGCCAAAAAGGAAAGCCAGGAAGAGGCCAAATCCACAGAAGGGGCCACAGAAGGAAATGCCTCACAGAGCCAAGATAGCCAGGCCGATAAGGCCACAGCAGAGGccaaggaaggagataaagaaacCGTGAACAAGGAGGAAAATCAGAAGCCTGAAGCCGAAAATTCACAAGCAGCCACTGAAGCAAAAGCAGAGCCTCAATCTGCGGAGCCTGCTGCAGAAAAGCCTTCAGAGCCACCTCAGGCTGCCCCTGCTGCCAGCTCCGCAGAGACCGAGCCGTCAGCAGCACCCGAATCCAGTAGTGAAGCGGCTTCCACTCAGCCCTCTGAAACCCCGGCACCAGCTCCTGAAAACAAAACGGAAGACAAATGCTCCAGCAAGGATGAAGTGGAAGCCAAACAGACTGAGGTCTCACCTGCCCCTGCCACTCAAGAGCAAAGTAAAACTGCCGAGCCCCAGAATTTGGACTCTGCCACAAGTACCAGTGATGCCGCTTCCAATGAGGCACCAGCAGCAGAAGCTCCCAGCTCTACCCCAGCTGGGCCTGCAGCCTCAGACAGTGCTACCCCAGCAGACACCACAGCTTCAGAGGATTCTTCAGCCGTTACTGATCAAACTTTAGCTGTGCAAGAATAATGGATGGGCCCCCATTCGAAAACCACTCACAACCTGCATTAATTTCAAATGTACTAACAAACTTGACCCAACTGTCTTTTACCAGAAAACACCCAAGAGGATATATCGCCGCCATCCCCCCATCTCCagccgccccccccacccccccagtcccCCCATGTTGAGAAATTCCATCAGGAAATTTCAAACCACACCGCGAAAAAGAATCCTGGACTTAAACATAGATGTCAGAAAGTTAAGTGGATTGAACATAAATCAACTGAACAGCTGTAAAGGATGTACCTCGCAAGTATGTTATGGATTAAAACCAACATAAAGGATACAGGTTGTGACTATGCCGAGTGAGGGTTAGTGGGGTTGTGCCATTGCATTCTGATATTTAGATAACATCTTGTTTGTTTTCCAGCCTGATTTTAGACAATGAGGTACTCCATCTGTCAAATAAAAGTCACCGTACTCCCTTTTCCACGATCCACCTGATGCAGAAGTATTTCAGACTAACATACACTTCCCATTGTACGTAGCCTATCTAGATTTCTCTTGATCAGTTAATGCATGTCCGTTGTTGGGTGCACCTGTAGTTCTGTTTAACAGTAAGTGGCAAACAAGTCTGCGTTCATTGCAATTCCAGCTTCTTCTCCATTCAGTGTCACTAATGCCTCCATCACCTCAGCACATATTGTTGATGATGAGAATTGTAAAATGGATGCATTGAAATTATACGTGATTGTATTAATGGTGCAACAGTAataaaaattatggaaaaaaaaaacaagcggtttgaatttatttttattcaaactCACATCACTTTCGCAGTGATGCATTTGGCTGGTTTGATGGAACAGTGTCAGTATTTCAGAGACACTGAGAACTGACAGTAAGATTTCTATGCATCTTTgcttgaagtttataagataattATTTGTAAGTTTGCTAAAAAAATATAGCACAATTatacatgatttttctttcacttttctcattttcattgccattcaacagaataaaaaaagaaaacagaaaatagccCATGATAGCACTGTAGCTCTAATACTTGTAATTAAGAGTTAATTTTCCTCGTCCCGGTATAGGTCAACAGGTGTACCTTTGACCCCATCCATTTTGAATATGCAAAATGAATTGAATTTTCAAGTTCAGACAGTTTGTCTTGGCTGCTTATAGCTTGGAAGGGGCACACTGGATAGGTAAAGAGAACACAGGCAAAAGACAACCATTTAGTCCCTTGACCCtgatccaccatttaatatgattatgactgatcttttacctgagtGCACTTTCCTCTACAGGTCCCAATTCTAAAGTTTCTCTACATTGTggtatttcttctcatcttagtccCAAACTATTGTCAAAATATTGAAGGTAGCATTTCTACACTGAAACTTGTGGGCCCCCAAACGCTCACCAGGTCATGAATGGCAGCCAAATATTCTCTAGCACTGTGGTCCATCCTTGTTGGCCCAGAGGAATTTGAAAATTCCTTCAGGAATGTTAAAGACATTGTTGTCATCTCCCTTTCAGTTCTTGTAATGGTTTTTCTATCTGCCCATTATTACACATCTACCTAGTAgaaccaccaccctcaccccacccaaccACCCAAAAGTGATCCAGAAATTGTTGTGACTAAAGTCATGTGTCACCAATGTTAATTCAAAAAGCCTTCCACACACCAAGAGAGCAGAACAAAATGACAGAGGACTGGTGTTGTGTTCCACAGTGGTAATACTGTGGAAGCAGGAGCACATGGTATTAGACAGAGGAAAGTTGACTCCCATATATCACAGCAAACATAGTCCTTTATTAGCAGCTTTTACTTTGTTTCTTATTCTCCCATTGCAAAACGTCTTGCCTCTTCCCCAGTACCCATGCATGCACAAAAGCACAGATCCTCTGCTGGGGACTTTACTGAGATATTAAGTTCTCAGATACCtgtttaaaaaatatgacatgCTGTATAAACctcttttaaatgtatttttaaagctTTCAGTAAGATACAGGACCAAGGAGTTTTTCAATTTGAGATATTCTAACTAATTGCAGTCTCACGAACCACAATGTTCAGTGCAGAAACATTGCTACAACCCTCAAGATTCTCACCGTTGCCCAGTAAGATGCATTTCCTGATTCTTCAAAGAAATGTCACTCTGAAAAGCCATTTAACTACATTTCATATCTAACTTTGTGGTCTTAgttttctgtttaaaataaatcaagaacACCTTGTGTTTATGGAAGGTGGAAGGCAACTTTCCAGTTGACCTTGCCATAGTTATGAAGCAGCACAAATGAGGATTGCTATTTATCTCATTCAGTTCCCATAGCTGATGAATATTGTAGACTTTCAACGTTCATTGCAATTACTAAGAGCTTGGGAATAATGATAAAGTGGTCAAAATGAGTAAGACACAATGGAGCACATAAGGTAAGGGTGCCTTGCAGCTCTGAACATGGAAAATCACTTGTGCAATTTAAACAACACTAGATAAGCTATCAAATTACCTTCCGTTTTGACACTTCCCCTTTATTAAATATGCCTTCTTCGCCTTATAGACCCACTAACTAGTTTGGGCCTGTTCTCGCTTGTTCCCTATGCTACATGAAAACTGCCAAAAATAGCATTGTGACTGGGGTCTGAACATGGGTaatgaattttcatttttattctcccgaATTTAATGTAGAATTCTATGTGTGACTCCCTTTATGTTGTATAATTGCTACTTATTTGAAATCAGAAGCACCAAAGGGAGCCAATTACCAGTACTAAATATAACATATTCCGTCATCCCTCCTGATTTGTAAATAAGGTTGCTTTCTGCTCTGTGGTTTCTCAACCAGCAACCTTCTCTTATTACTAACTTCATAATCTCCAGCACTTCTCATTTGTGTGTGCCTCATAAATTTTCATGTTGTTATTTTATCAAAACTTATTTGCTTAATCATCCCCACGACATATACAGTGTGCATCAAACATGAGGGAGGCAGTTACTAGTTCCATACTTGGATTCTATCCACCCAGTGTTCCAACTCTTTCACTCTTTGATTGGTCTCTGGGTAAAGGATGAGGTTAGCTTTCGAACCACAATTCTATGTGTGCAGTGTTCCCTTTTATCTTTTGACCTTTGCCCAGGAAGTGTTTAGTGGAAAGATATTTCTGATACAGAAAATGACCCACACTGCCACTGAGAAGGAATCAAGATTTTAACAATGAAAATAATAACCTTCAACTATTGCATCTATGGTACAGAGTACTTTCCTCAGTTTTCCCCAGACCTATCCCTGGCTTTGCTGCTCTTCTTCCACACAATCTCTTCTGTCAACCTCCCATGTTCTCTATAAAAACTGAACAATCCTTCATTGTGGTTCATacttcattctcctgcattcttcACATTAGTATCTCCTTGTGCTATGCATGTAAGTGtaaatattttcagttatttcttTTCTACATTACTGCACACTTTGCTAGGAAAGGAGATTGAAATGGAGTTGGTTAATCCTCAATCGATTATACAGGGCTCCAGTAAGCAACCATGGGTTGTGTGGCTTCCTGTATAGTAATATTCAATACATAATTGATTATATGTTCTCCAGATTGCCCAATCTCCTCTACAGCTAATGCCAGAAGCAACTACATTCAAATTTGAAAGCATGCTGACttactcatttttaaaatgtaaataattgtttttctgttttctattcattttccattttgctaCTATTCTTTGTcctttttaactttaattttactctcatatttgtatttatttcactaattcaaaatattttacaatattttcaaattttatgaTATTCTGCCATTCATTTTATGGAGAATGAATGTAACTGTTAAAACAGAAATTCATTCTGATGTTGAGGCTGAAGTTAAGCTCAGATGTTATGAAGTTTTTCTGAAACCTTTCTGGCCTCCCCAACAGAATTCTGTTCTGATACATCTACTAATGTgtaccatattttttttaaaaagaccctGAATTGTTGATTaccatacaaaatacaaattactCCACATTTCAGTATACACCCACTACAGAGATCATGAGAGGAATACAAACATAAAAGGATAATCAGCCCATTTAAATGTATCCTTTCAGCAGGAGCCTACAACGCAACACAGCTGCCTGTGTTCTGCAGATCtttaatcaaaacagaaaaacctggaaatattcagaagctCAAGACAGCATTTTGTGGATGGAGAAAGAGGGTTGTAAAGGAGAGATGTATGTAGAAGGAAACAAATAATGTTTCAAATACCAGATGAGCCGGGACAAAAATAAAACCTGGAATGTTAGTCATTCCCCtgttctgttatttcagatttgcttGGGTACAATATTAAGACCCACCTTCTCCACAGTGAGTCTGAACCTTGCCTGAACCCAAGAAGTTTACAGTTTTCTTGATACCCAGGAACCCTGTTACCACTGTGGGTACACACTCACTCCCACGTGCAGGGTTCTGATGAACATCTAATTTTTAAAGTTTGGTCCTCGTGAAAAACCCTTAAATGTGAGAGTATTATATGTGTTCTCCTCTCAGACTCACTGGGTATCCACCACAGAatcctcccaaatccacaatgCACATGCTGACCATTCCAGCAGCAACTTTCCCCAGCACCTGGCTAGATATGCCTGCCCCGCTCTGAAGGCAGCGATCCTTTGCCCTGAGAGAATGCCTCACAGCACCTGCATGGTGACTGAGTACCCACGGTGCCAAATTCTCCTCACACTGACTcagcaatgtaaaacaataataaGAGAAAATAAATCACCGCACCTTATTTAAATTGCAAACTttgctttaaaataatgaaacatcTGGAGGCTTCTGTGGTGCCTCCATTTACAAATAGGTGGCAACTGCCAGCCTAGACCAGCCCAAACCAACCAGAGCCCAAGAACTTATTTTTCAAAGCTGATCCGAGCCCAACGCATACAATTAGGTCCACTtggggttgggttgggtgggCAGGGTGTAAAattatgtaataaaaacagagattGGTGAAAgcgctcagcagctcaggcagcatcaacgGCGAGAGAAACGGAGTCGGTGTTTCAGGTAATGGAAGACAATACCTTGCAGTGAAGGGGAGGGATAGAGATGATGGGAGGAATGTCTTTggtagggtgcagaccaaagttgtcagggCAAGAATTACTTTAAGAGCTGGCACTTGATAGCgaaaaagaaatcagaaacaaattgaaacagaaaggtatgGCCACATTGTGAAGCAagcaagagaaaaggaaaagttacctgaaatggttgaattcagtattaagtcccAGTGGCTGCAACATATCCAGATGAAAGGTGCTGTTCATTAAGCCTATGTTGGGTATCATCAGAGAACAGAGGCTGGTCAGAATGGGCTGGAATTAAAGTGATAGAAggttggaagctcagggttgcccttgtggactgaacagaagTATTATACAAAGCTTTTGGTTTAGTGACTACTGAATACAGTACGCttaattggaagaagtacaaatgaatcactgcttcacctggaagactgcttgggtccctggatgttggAAAGGAGTGAAAGTGGAAGGGAGATTTATAGCCTGACACTATTATTTCTGTATTATGTAGGCTAAAACAGCTTGTTAAATTTATTGCCAATTAGATGGTTTACAGAAGCTGGCATGTAATAACTCCACAGAATGACAGGTTAGAAGCATTTTGTTCTTTCAGCTCCTTCAGGAAAATGGTTTAACTGAGAATTAGTAGGTTTCAATAACATCAAGGCAGAACTGGAAGCAAAATGCTTCatactttttattttataatctTTTTGTCCCTGTTGCTGTTAGGATTTTCAGGCAGACTTGAATCCCAGTGGTTAGATTTTCCATGAGATGTAAATGGGAATCTCCTGTAATTAAGAGAATAAAGTCAAATTATTTGATCTAGACCATAATGATATTTTTGTCTCTATCCAGTAGCTCTCATTAGTTCTACCTCCTGTTCCCTACAATGGGTGGTATAAATTGGGGGATAATAAGTTCCAACTCCAGCCCACTCCCCACCGGTGGTATAGTGGTGCTGCTTCATCCTCTGGACAAATGGTCAAACTGGATAGTTTCTTGTTCCAAGTCAATAGGCTGGCTGCTGGAAGGGGATTCTGACCTTATAATGATGATTAACCAATATTCACCAGGCTTCCTCTAACGCATGGGTGCACATTTTTCCCACTGGCCACCCACTTACTACACACAGACCCCACTGCATACAGAAGTTATCGCATTACTGAGGTTGCTCCAGAAGCAAAGTACTGAAGATGCTAGAACCTGAAATTGAACAGGAAGTGTTGGAAGGCTCATCTGATGAAAGaccttaacactgtttctctctccaaagatgatgCCTTAccctttgagtatttccagtattttctattttattgcaGAAACTATTACAGTATTAGCATTTGACAGAACTCAAACTAACAGCCAAGTCCAGCACTATTATCTTGCTAATCTTTAAAGATTGTCTTTGACAGCTAACTTTGACAAGGTTGCAAACCTTCCTGCTCTGTATTGGGAGGTGAGAGTTACAGGATGCACCAGGACTGGAACACCGGTCTTTGGTGGATGTACAAAATGCAGAACGATCATCTCTTGTGGTGCATCAATATCATCTTCTTTAGTATTGGGCTGGGACACATGGAGCATAAGCCCCAAGATTGTCTCAGAAGGTTGTGCTCAGTAGCTGATGCAAGAACCACCAATAACTCAGAGGAAAGCAGCAAAAGGTCCAGGAAGATCTCAAGAAATTCAGCATTCCCACTAACAGCTGAGGGAAGCTTGCCCACAGCCGCTCAGTCTGGAGAAGACGGGTCAATGCTGGTATGGTCATCACTGAGGGTCACCAAGGAACCTCAGCTGAGAGCTGAGAGTGAGTCAGAAGGGGAGTGCATTCTATCCTACACCTGGTGAGTACCTGCCGCTACTGTGGGAAATTTGCTGCCTGCTTATTGTGTGTGCTCTTCATCCACAATACTGCCAAGCATCATAAGATGCTGAATGACCACCTCTGTATGTGTTGAATTGTAGAACCGGGAAAAGGGTGTGTTTTTAAAATAGATTAGGGGAATAAAACTAATGTGGGGACGATTAATTGTACATTATCTAGAACCCCTTTAATAGGTGAGGCTTTGGTTATTTTGAAGAAAGTAACATAGGATAATAACTTCAAAAGTCATAGATAAGTTATCCATtctcttttcattgttttttttacttttgaagCATTTGTAAAGAATAAGAGTGTCAGAATTATTATTTCTACCAATATTTGTTCCTTCTAACAAGAATTCTCTGGTATGAAATTTACTTATTTAGACATTTGTACTTGATGCCTCAAAGGGTAACCCTTGAGAATCTGTAAAGTTGAATAGCAGAAATTTTCCATAAAGATGCAACAATCTTAATCTTGAATATGATAAtcacatccaccttgttcactGTTACTAGCTCATATGGTAAACTTTACTGAAAATTATTGCTGTGATATATACTTGCCAGTTTGATACTGTCAATGATTTACTCGGTAGCTATAATCAGTGACAACTCTTTTGCTTGTGGAATTGTACACCATTTGAGTCCAGTTTGAAAAAGAATGGAAACAATTCCCTGAACATGTAATTCCAGGACCACTGTGTGCCAGGACCACAGAACATTATATCAGTAGATCAATATGGTCATCTTTGACTGTAAAGAGGAAATTGGACAATAAGCTCAAGCAAAAAATCAATTTGACTTACTAGGGCTAATCTACATCCAGGCAACTGTCTGTAGAAAGGATATGCCATGGATTTTCTGTTTCTGAAGAATAATGTTTCATCAATTATGTTGAATAGTTGCTACAAAATATACAATTAATGTGTTTTCAGATGCCTCAAGAATGTCAATAAGTTTGCAAAATTTCATTAACATGAGATGACTGACAATTCGCTATAATTTTGTTTGATCTTTAATGAAAAGGTAAATAaaaacaagagatgctggaagtctgaaacaaaagccAAAAAATAAGCAGCAAACACACAGTAGATCAATTGTCATCTACAGAGGGAAGGAGCAGTC
This genomic interval from Pristis pectinata isolate sPriPec2 chromosome 5, sPriPec2.1.pri, whole genome shotgun sequence contains the following:
- the LOC127570885 gene encoding brain acid soluble protein 1 homolog codes for the protein MGNTLIRKKKNYKLSSDKEADKVAEGTTAEDGEAKKESQEEAKSTEGATEGNASQSQDSQADKATAEAKEGDKETVNKEENQKPEAENSQAATEAKAEPQSAEPAAEKPSEPPQAAPAASSAETEPSAAPESSSEAASTQPSETPAPAPENKTEDKCSSKDEVEAKQTEVSPAPATQEQSKTAEPQNLDSATSTSDAASNEAPAAEAPSSTPAGPAASDSATPADTTASEDSSAVTDQTLAVQE